A part of Ascochyta rabiei chromosome 3, complete sequence genomic DNA contains:
- a CDS encoding RFC checkpoint protein Rad17 yields the protein MLRPRAARKQPVVLSSDAEGSTSPPAPRRTKSKSKSKRGTLASSSTDVQASASSTSPSTARMQTRRAESPPPPSTAPTQNSATNSPGKPEPKPGPKPKPGPNPKPGSNPKPILHKPITSFFRPGTAPAPRSQSVQPTPTPSPEKRATPLDGVDDIDDLFDSSADDRPRQPPTALPVRKRKSVTALAASDPGSGPKASQKFLRTATGARGTPPPPQPARSEPGDGRPWTDQYGPLSLDELAVHKKKVSDVRTWLQHVYSGQHRKRLLLLKGPAGSGKTTTMALLARELGIHMHEWKNPTSSMSAPDGLMSATAQFEDFVGRAGAFGSLTFDRPHQSPPQASASTDSTDSTDSTDSTDSTDSTDSTDSRAKQLVLVEEFPNTFARASSAVHSFRSSLHNFLAATTPSATTFFAAQPRPNQSVTPIVMIISETLLSTNTAAADSFTAHRLLGPEILTHPGVSVIDFNPIAPTYMTKALDLVVVKEARNSGRRNTVGPRVIQRLAELGDVRSAVSSLEFLCLRGDDSTGWGAKVNFSKKKGPKDVPITKMEKESLELVTQRESTLGIFHAVGRVVYNKRLPEDPGAPVPQPPHSFPERRRPKASEVNLDTLIDELGTDTHTFTAALHENYLLSCGGADSEETMDSVDGCIEALSDADLLSPDRFGAGAGRRNLQGTSADNLRQDDMCFQTSVRGLLYNLPHPVKRMAPPPGIMGIKAKGQGASTGAPKGGSAFVMYYPASLRIWKQQEETNDLLELWVSRAQRGELFSSGKSPFQSAAPSGGVETWKRNIQLSQATSASSSDEPPPTILGSGGSARNEMLLERLPYLATILRSSRMPSPSTAATIREIQQITSFHGTGSTGIAEEDGEETWEQQAGNQEQWATDANAPATPRKKKGVRFVENREQEHEDSAIAGLSAKGASLVLEDDDIED from the coding sequence ATGCTGAGGCCACGAGCGGCGCGCAAGCAGCCCGTTGTGCTCTCCTCGGACGCTGAGGGCAGCACTTCACCGCCTGCTCCGAGACGAaccaagagcaagagcaagagcaagagggGCACACTAGCCAGTTCGTCCACTGATGTGCAGGCCAGcgccagcagcaccagcccGAGCACCGCTCGCATGCAGACGAGACGTGCAgagtcgccgccgccgccatcCACCGCACCGACGCAAAACTCTGCCACCAACTCTCCAGGCAAGCCGGAGCCGAAGCCAGGGCCGAAGCCGAAGCCAGGGCCGAATCCAAAGCCAGGGTCGAATCCAAAGCCGATCCTTCATAAGCCCATCACCTCCTTCTTCCGCCCAGGCACTGCGCCTGCTCCCCGCTCGCAGTCCGTGCAGCCCACACCGACACCCAGCCCTGAAAAACGCGCCACACCGCTGGACGGCGTCGATGACATTGATGACCTCTTCGACTCCTCCGCCGATGACCGACCGCGCCAGCCACCGACCGCGCTGCCCGTGCGCAAGAGGAAGAGCGTGACGGCGTTGGCTGCCTCGGACCCCGGCAGTGGCCCCAAGGCCAGCCAGAAGTTCCTCCGCACAGCGACCGGCGCTCGTGGTACGCCTCCGCCGCCGCAGCCTGCCCGCAGCGAGCCTGGGGACGGACGGCCATGGACTGACCAGTACGGCCCGCTGTCGCTCGACGAGCTGGCAGTGCACAAGAAGAAGGTGTCAGATGTGCGCACCTGGCTCCAACACGTCTACAGCGGCCAGCACAGGAAACGGCTACTGCTTCTCAAAGGGCCCGCGGGCAGCGGCAAGACGACCACCATGGCCTTGCTTGCCAGAGAGCTGGGTATCCACATGCACGAGTGGAAGAACCCCACCAGTTCCATGTCAGCGCCCGACGGCCTCATGTCTGCAACCGCCCAGTTTGAAGACTTCGTGGGAAGGGCAGGCGCATTCGGCAGTCTCACCTTCGATCGGCCTCACCAAAGCCCACCGCAAGCCTCAGCCAGCACCGACAGCACCGACAGCACCGACAGCACCGACAGCACCGACAGCACCGACAGCACCGACAGCACCGACAGCAGAGCGAAGCAGCTCGTCCTTGTAGAGGAGTTCCCCAATACATTTGCGCGGGCTTCGTCTGCAGTACACTCTTTTCGATCATCTCTTCACAACTTCCTTGCTGCCACCACTCCCTCAGCTACAACCTTCTTCGCCGCTCAACCCCGCCCTAACCAGTCCGTCACACCCATCGTTATGATCATCTCCGAGACCCTGCTGTCCACGAACACGGCCGCCGCCGACAGCTTTACTGCTCATCGTTTGCTCGGTCCTGAGATTCTGACTCACCCAGGAGTATCCGTCATCGACTTCAATCCCATCGCACCGACGTACATGACAAAAGCACTGGACCTTGTGGTGGTCAAGGAGGCGCGCAATTCAGGGCGCAGGAACACGGTTGGGCCTCGGGTCATACAGCGGCTCGCAGAGCTTGGAGATGTGCGCAGTGCTGTCTCATCACTCGAGTTCCTCTGCCTGCGTGGGGATGACTCGACTGGATGGGGCGCCAAGGTCAACTTCTCGAAAAAGAAGGGCCCCAAAGATGTGCCAATTACTAAGATGGAAAAGGAGTCGCTGGAACTCGTCACCCAGCGAGAGAGCACGCTAGGCATCTTTCATGCCGTCGGCAGGGTGGTGTACAACAAGCGCCTACCAGAAGATCCAGGTGCTCCTGTGCCTCAACCACCACACTCGTTCCCCGAACGGCGTCGACCGAAGGCCTCAGAGGTCAATCTCGATACGCTCATCGACGAGCTCGGCACCGATACGCATACCTTCACTGCGGCACTGCATGAGAACTACCTTCTCTCTTGCGGCGGAGCGGACAGCGAAGAGACGATGGATTCAGTGGACGGCTGTATCGAAGCCCTGTCCGACGCCGACCTATTGTCGCCAGATCGCTTCGGCGCTGGCGCAGGTCGACGAAACCTACAGGGCACGAGCGCAGACAACCTTCGTCAGGATGACATGTGTTTCCAGACTAGCGTACGCGGGCTCCTTTACAACCTCCCACATCCAGTCAAAAGGATGGCACCACCGCCTGGTATCATGGGCATCAAAGCGAAAGGGCAAGGAGCCAGCACAGGCGCGCCGAAAGGCGGCAGTGCATTCGTCATGTACTACCCAGCTTCACTTCGCATCTGGAAGCAGCAAGAAGAAACCAACGATCTCCTCGAGCTGTGGGTCTCGAGAGCCCAGCGCGGCGAACTTTTCTCCTCAGGCAAAAGTCCATTCCAATCGGCTGCCCCCAGTGGCGGCGTTGAGACGTGGAAACGAAATATACAACTTTCCCAAGCAACATCCGCGTCTTCCAGCGACGAACCGCCCCCGACGATTCTCGGAAGCGGCGGTTCTGCACGCAACGAGATGCTCTTGGAGCGACTTCCCTATCTAGCCACCATTCTCCGCAGCTCCCGCATGCCCTCACcctccaccgccgccacgATTCGCGAGATACAGCAGATCACCTCGTTCCACGGCACTGGAAGTACAGGCATAGCCGAGGAGGACGGAGAGGAAACATGGGAGCAACAAGCAGGCAACCAGGAGCAATGGGCGACGGATGCAAATGCGCCCGCGACGCCGCGCAAGAAGAAAGGCGTGCGATTTGTCGAAAATAGAGAGCAGGAGCATGAGGACTCTGCAATCGCAGGGCTGTCCGCCAAGGGCGCGAGTCTAGTGCTGGAGGATGACGATATCGAGGATTGA